CCTCTGCAACAACATGACGGTGGCCGAGAACATCCTGGCGACCCGCGAACCCGCGGTCTACGGCTTCATCAACGATCAGGCCCTCGAACGCCGCGCTGCCGAGATCGTCCGCGACCTCGGCCTGCCGATCGACGTCACCGAGAAGGTCGGCAATCTCTCCATGGCCCAGCGCCAGCTCGTCGAGATCGCCAAGGGGCTGTCGATCCCCAATCCACGCCTCGTCATTCTCGATGAACCGACCTCCTCTCTCACCGATGCCGAGACGGAGATTCTGTTCTCGATCATCGGCCGCCTCAAGGCCAAGGGCGTCGCCGTCATCTACATCTCGCACCGCATGGAAGAGATCATGCGGCTTTCCGACGACATCACCGTCATCCGCGACGGCGAGTTCATCGCCACCCGGCAGCGCGAGGACGTCACCATCGACGAGCTGATCGCCATGATGGTCGGACGGCAGATGAACGAGATCTACCCGCCGCGCCTCACCGCCGCGCCGGCGACAAGCGAAGCGCCGGTCCTCTCCGTCGAGGGGTTCAGCCGTTCGGGCGAGTTCGAGGATGTCTCCTTCGACGTGCGCAAGGGCGAGATCCTCGGCTTCTTCGGCCTGATCGGCTCCGGCCGTTCGGAGATGATGAACGCGTTGTTCGGCATGAAGGCCGCCACCGGCAGCATCCGCATCGATGGCGAGACGGCAAACATCTCGTCGCCAGTCGACGCCATCGGCCGTCGCATCGCCTTCGTCACCGAGAACCGCAAGGAAGAGGGGCTCGTCCTCGCCCATAGCGTGGAATGGAACATCTCCATGGCGGCGCTCGGCCGCTTCGCCGCGTCGCTCGGCTTCATGCGCAAGCGGCAGGAGCGCAAGGCGGCGCTGGACGAAGTCGGACGGCTGACCATCAAGACGGCGTCGGTCGACACGCCGGTCGGCTCGCTTTCCGGCGGCAATCAGCAGAAGGCGGTCCTCGCCAAGTGGCTGTTGACCCAGCCGCGCATCCTGATCCTCGACGAGCCGACGCGCGGCGTCGACGTCGGCGCCAAGTTTGAAATCTACAAGATCATCCGCCAGCTGGCGGCCGAGGGTACGGCGATCCTGCTGGTCTCCTCCGAGCTGCCGGAAGTCCTCGGGATGAGCGATCGCCTCGTCGTCATGCACGAGGGCCGGCTCAGCGCCACGCTCTCCGGCGGCGCGACTCCCGAAACGGTCATGGCCCACGCGACAGGTATCACGTCATGAGCGAAGAGAAACACGTAAGCCTCGCCCAGAAGCCCTATGCCAAGCTGCTTCGGCAGTATGGCGGCATCCTGGTTTCCCTGGTCGTCCTCTGCATCATCTTCTCGGTGATGAACCCGCGCTTCATGACGGTTGCCAACTTCATGAACGTGCTGCAGCAGATCGCGGTGATCGCCATCGCGGCCTTCGGCATGACCTGGGTGATCCTGCTCGGCGAGATCGACCTCTCCATCGGCTCGATCATCGCCGTCGCCGGCATGGCCGCCGCGCAGGCCTTTCTGGCCGGCTTCGGCTTCATGCCGACGCTGGTGCTGACGCTGCTGGCCGGCGCGGCGATGGGTCTTGCCAACGGCGTGCTCACCGCCAAGCTCGGACTGCCATCGTTCATCGTGACGGTGGCGACGATGGGCATCTTCCGCGGCCTCGTCAGTCTGCCGACCAACGGCGCACCGGCGATGATCGAGGATCCCACCTGGATCGCCATCGGCGCAGAGAGCTTCGTCGGCCTGCCGATCATCATCTGGATCGTCGTGGTGCTGTTCGTCTTCAACCATGTGCTCCTGTCGAAGACGACCTTCGGTCGCCGTGCCTATCTCACCGGCGGCAACCGCGAAGCGGCTGTCTATTCGGGCATCAAGGTCGACCGGGTGAAGATCACCATCTTCATGATCTCCGGCATCATGGCGGCGATCTCCGGCATCCTCCTGTCCTCGCGCCTCTATTCAGCGCAGACCAACGCCGGCACCAGCTACGAGCTCGACGCCATCGCGGCGGCCGTCCTTGGCGGCACCAGCCTTGCCGGCGGCGTCGGCACCATGATCGGCACCCTCATCGGCGCGCTGATCATCGGCATCATGAACAACGGCATGAACATGCTGTCCGTTCCCTACTTCTATCAGTTGATCGTCAAGGGCATGGTCATCCTGCTGGCCGTCTGGCTTGACGTTCGCTCCAAGCGGGCCAAGCAGTAATGGGTCAGAGCAAGGTTCTCACCATCGGCGAAGTGCTGGTGGAAATCGTCGCGACCGAACGCGGCAACGGATTCCGCGAACCGGTCAAGCTGATCGGCCCCTTCCCCTCCGGCGCGCCGGCCATCTTCATCGATCAGGTCGGCAAGCTCGGGCAGGCGTCGGCGATCATTTCGCGGGTTGGAGAAGACGATTTCGGCCACGTCAATCTGGAGAGGCTGAAGCGCGACGGCGTGGACGTCTCGGGTATCGAGGTCGATCCGCTCGGCACCACCGGCAGCGCCTTCGTGCGCTACCGCGAGGATGGCGGTCGCAACTTCGTGTTCAACATCCGCCACAGCGCCTGCGGCACCATCGCCCTCAAGGGGCCGGCCGCGGCTCTGGTCGAGACCTGCACCCACATGCATGTCATGGGCTCGTCGCTCTACGCGCCGAGCGTCGTCGAAGCGGTTCTCAAGGCGACGCGGACGATCAAGGCCAAGGGCGGCACCGTGTCGTTCGACCCCAACCTCCGCGCCGAGATCCTGAACAGCCCCGGCATGCGCGAAGCGCTGGCCGTCGTACTGGCCGAAACCGACCTGTTCCTGCCGAGCGGCGAGGAACTGTTCCTGTTCTCGCCGGCCGACAGCGAGAAGGAAGCCGTCGCCAACCTTCTGAAGGGCGGCGTCAAGGCGGTGGTTCTGAAACGCGGCGCGGCCGGCGCCACATACTTCGATGCGACCGGCGAGGTCAGCCTGCCGGGATTCCGGGTGACGGAAGTCGATCCCACCGGGGCCGGCGACTGCTTCGGCGCCACTTTCGTCACCTTCTGGCTTGCCGGCGCCGATCCCGAGACGGCGCTCCGCTATGCCAATGCCGCCGGTGCCCGCGCGGTCACCCGTTCCGGCCCGATGGAAGGCGCGTCGACCCGCGCCGAACTCGACGCATTGATTGCCGAACAGAGGAGCTGAAGACATGGCTACCAACCCGCTCAGCGACATTTCCACGTGGCGCTTCCGTGCGTCGGGCCTGCGCGGCATTCCGTCGATCTGCTCGGCCCACCCCGTGGTGATCGAGGCGGCCATGCGCCATGCCGCCCGCCTCGGCCTGCCGGTGCTGATCGAGGCGACCTGCAACCAGGTCAACCAGGATGGCGGCTACACCGGGATGACGCCGCGAGACTTCCGCAACTTCGTGGAAGCGATCGCCAAGCGGGTAGGCTTCCCGTTCGACCGCGTCATCCTCGGCGGCGACCATCTTGGTCCCAACCCGTGGAAGAAGCTGCCGGCCACCGAGGCCATGGACAAGGCCAAGGTGATGATCGACGCCTTCGCCAGGGCCGGGTTCACCAAGCTTCATCTCGACACCTCGATGGGCTGCGCCGGTGAGCCGGTGGCCCTCGCCGATGCGCTGACCGCCGAACGGGCGGCGGCGCTCGCCACCGTCGCCGAAGCGGCAACCAAGGATGCCGCCGTCAAGCCGGTCTACATCGTCGGCACCGAGGTGCCGATCCCCGGCGGCGCCATGGAAGAGATCGAGGAACTGGAAGTCACCAAGCCCGAGGCGGCGCGCGAGACGATCCGCGTCCACCGCGAGGCCTTCGCCAAGGCCGGCATCGCCGACGCCTTCGACCGCGCCGTCGGCGCGGTGGTGCAGCCCGGCGTCGAGTTCGGCAACCACAATGTCGTCGCCTTCGATGTCGACAAGGCGGCTTCTCTCTCGGCAACGCTGTCCGAACTGAAGGGGTTCGTCTTCGAGGCGCACTCCACCGACTACCAGACGCCCGAGGCGCTGAAGGCGCTCGTCGACAAC
Above is a window of Pleomorphomonas sp. T1.2MG-36 DNA encoding:
- a CDS encoding D-tagatose-bisphosphate aldolase, class II, non-catalytic subunit; amino-acid sequence: MATNPLSDISTWRFRASGLRGIPSICSAHPVVIEAAMRHAARLGLPVLIEATCNQVNQDGGYTGMTPRDFRNFVEAIAKRVGFPFDRVILGGDHLGPNPWKKLPATEAMDKAKVMIDAFARAGFTKLHLDTSMGCAGEPVALADALTAERAAALATVAEAATKDAAVKPVYIVGTEVPIPGGAMEEIEELEVTKPEAARETIRVHREAFAKAGIADAFDRAVGAVVQPGVEFGNHNVVAFDVDKAASLSATLSELKGFVFEAHSTDYQTPEALKALVDNGFSILKVGPALTFALREALYGLDHIAEVLYAGRRKETLAATFERVMLAHPDNWAKYYFGTPDEQRLQRHFSYSDRIRYYWPEPEIAKAAEDLLALFGTTPIPETLISQYLRGVYEGVRRDRVEPTAHGLSLAMVDLVLDDYFKACL
- a CDS encoding tagatose kinase → MGQSKVLTIGEVLVEIVATERGNGFREPVKLIGPFPSGAPAIFIDQVGKLGQASAIISRVGEDDFGHVNLERLKRDGVDVSGIEVDPLGTTGSAFVRYREDGGRNFVFNIRHSACGTIALKGPAAALVETCTHMHVMGSSLYAPSVVEAVLKATRTIKAKGGTVSFDPNLRAEILNSPGMREALAVVLAETDLFLPSGEELFLFSPADSEKEAVANLLKGGVKAVVLKRGAAGATYFDATGEVSLPGFRVTEVDPTGAGDCFGATFVTFWLAGADPETALRYANAAGARAVTRSGPMEGASTRAELDALIAEQRS
- a CDS encoding ABC transporter permease codes for the protein MSEEKHVSLAQKPYAKLLRQYGGILVSLVVLCIIFSVMNPRFMTVANFMNVLQQIAVIAIAAFGMTWVILLGEIDLSIGSIIAVAGMAAAQAFLAGFGFMPTLVLTLLAGAAMGLANGVLTAKLGLPSFIVTVATMGIFRGLVSLPTNGAPAMIEDPTWIAIGAESFVGLPIIIWIVVVLFVFNHVLLSKTTFGRRAYLTGGNREAAVYSGIKVDRVKITIFMISGIMAAISGILLSSRLYSAQTNAGTSYELDAIAAAVLGGTSLAGGVGTMIGTLIGALIIGIMNNGMNMLSVPYFYQLIVKGMVILLAVWLDVRSKRAKQ
- a CDS encoding sugar ABC transporter ATP-binding protein, with translation MSAATSDVILKINNVSKLFGPVAALKNMHLTVRAGRVHTLLGENGAGKSTLMKILAGVYYATTGEVEFCGSPYKPENPQQAAARGLTIVFQELSLCNNMTVAENILATREPAVYGFINDQALERRAAEIVRDLGLPIDVTEKVGNLSMAQRQLVEIAKGLSIPNPRLVILDEPTSSLTDAETEILFSIIGRLKAKGVAVIYISHRMEEIMRLSDDITVIRDGEFIATRQREDVTIDELIAMMVGRQMNEIYPPRLTAAPATSEAPVLSVEGFSRSGEFEDVSFDVRKGEILGFFGLIGSGRSEMMNALFGMKAATGSIRIDGETANISSPVDAIGRRIAFVTENRKEEGLVLAHSVEWNISMAALGRFAASLGFMRKRQERKAALDEVGRLTIKTASVDTPVGSLSGGNQQKAVLAKWLLTQPRILILDEPTRGVDVGAKFEIYKIIRQLAAEGTAILLVSSELPEVLGMSDRLVVMHEGRLSATLSGGATPETVMAHATGITS